Proteins encoded by one window of Maliibacterium massiliense:
- the lgt gene encoding prolipoprotein diacylglyceryl transferase: protein MYPFLKIGSVTVPMYGLMIVTGVALGVGIAMLRARRTRVKAEDVLFCATYTGLGAFIGAKLLYWITVLPQIIENAGQIFSSWESVGALFSYGFVFYGGLIGGLIGMFIYLRQYKVPVWDMVDLLIPSVPLMHAIGRVGCFMVGCCYGRPMDPPWGLYFNNSPVAPHNVALFPIQLLEAGMNLVLFIGLMLYMRKARKAGRVLGVYLICYAVERFILEFFRYDAIRGFLLGVSTSQWISILLVPVGLFFYLYPFGRRTKRQKQAGSGTSAVSATEDAPAQQPSLQQGSQKEEAPPADAAKNTTP, encoded by the coding sequence TTGTATCCATTCCTGAAAATTGGTTCTGTCACCGTGCCCATGTACGGCCTGATGATCGTCACAGGCGTGGCGCTGGGCGTGGGCATCGCCATGCTGCGCGCCAGGCGCACCCGCGTCAAGGCTGAGGATGTGCTCTTCTGCGCCACCTACACCGGCCTGGGCGCCTTTATAGGTGCCAAGCTGCTGTACTGGATCACCGTCCTGCCCCAGATCATCGAGAACGCCGGCCAGATTTTTTCCAGCTGGGAGAGCGTCGGCGCGCTGTTTTCCTACGGGTTTGTGTTCTACGGAGGGCTGATCGGCGGGCTGATCGGCATGTTCATCTATCTTCGGCAGTACAAGGTGCCCGTTTGGGACATGGTGGATCTACTCATCCCCTCCGTGCCGCTGATGCACGCCATCGGCAGGGTGGGCTGTTTTATGGTGGGCTGCTGCTACGGCCGGCCTATGGACCCGCCCTGGGGCCTGTACTTCAACAACTCGCCGGTGGCGCCGCACAACGTGGCGCTCTTCCCCATCCAGCTGTTGGAGGCCGGCATGAACCTTGTGCTCTTCATCGGCCTGATGCTCTATATGCGCAAGGCCCGCAAGGCAGGGCGGGTGCTTGGCGTGTACCTGATCTGCTACGCGGTGGAGCGCTTTATCCTGGAGTTTTTCCGCTACGACGCCATCCGCGGCTTCCTGCTGGGGGTATCCACCTCCCAGTGGATCAGCATCCTGCTGGTCCCCGTGGGGCTGTTCTTCTATCTCTATCCCTTCGGCAGGCGCACCAAGCGGCAAAAGCAGGCCGGCAGCGGCACGTCCGCGGTCAGCGCGACGGAGGACGCGCCCGCGCAGCAGCCCTCGTTGCAGCAAGGCTCCCAGAAGGAGGAAGCGCCTCCTGCGGATGCAGCGAAGAACACCACACCGTAA
- a CDS encoding cupin domain-containing protein, whose amino-acid sequence MCGTSPMGASTGLHTHSASSESSYVVQGVGTVMCDQARETLQPGAYHDCPKGAEHSIVHDGDADLVLFTVVTAY is encoded by the coding sequence ATGTGCGGCACCTCCCCGATGGGCGCGTCCACCGGCCTCCATACGCACAGTGCTAGCAGCGAAAGCAGCTACGTGGTCCAGGGCGTTGGAACGGTAATGTGCGATCAGGCGCGCGAGACGCTCCAGCCCGGCGCGTACCACGACTGCCCCAAGGGCGCCGAACACAGCATCGTCCATGACGGCGATGCAGACTTGGTGCTCTTTACCGTGGTGACGGCTTACTAA